Proteins encoded in a region of the Pseudomonas syringae KCTC 12500 genome:
- a CDS encoding phospholipase D-like domain-containing protein has product MNGAIFPWRENNRFQLLIDGPAFFPRMIAAIDRAEQQVDLELYLVEAGACADAIVRALVEAGRRGVIVRCLFDDFGSKAFDAGLRKQLTDAGVILRFYNPIHWRRGVRNFYRDHRKLLLVDKALAVVGGTGVTDEFWEPDKDASQWHEVMVEITGPLVIDWQALFNRQFHANARRFAWRPKENFGLDHLPKAPTTGEGLGRVAYADSRQHRDILQSLVRALNTGQKRIWLATPYFLPTWKVRRSLRRAAARGVDVRLLLTGPRTDHPSVRYAGQRYYPRLLRAGVKVFEYQPCFLHLKMVLIDDWVSLGSCNFDHWNLRFNLEANLEALDPGLTRDVVASFEKDFALSAETTLADWKARPLWRRVKQRLWGWIDRLVVNLLDQRN; this is encoded by the coding sequence ATGAACGGTGCGATTTTTCCGTGGCGTGAAAACAACCGCTTTCAATTGCTGATCGACGGCCCTGCGTTCTTCCCGCGCATGATCGCAGCCATTGATCGCGCCGAGCAGCAGGTCGATCTGGAGTTGTACCTGGTCGAAGCCGGGGCCTGCGCCGACGCCATCGTGCGCGCGCTGGTCGAGGCGGGCAGGCGTGGCGTGATCGTGCGCTGCCTGTTCGATGACTTCGGTTCAAAAGCCTTCGACGCCGGCCTGCGCAAGCAACTGACCGATGCCGGTGTGATTCTGCGTTTCTACAATCCGATCCACTGGCGGCGCGGCGTGCGCAACTTCTACCGCGACCATCGCAAACTGCTGTTGGTGGACAAGGCCTTGGCCGTGGTGGGCGGCACGGGTGTGACCGACGAGTTCTGGGAGCCGGACAAGGACGCCAGCCAGTGGCACGAAGTGATGGTCGAAATCACCGGGCCGCTGGTGATTGACTGGCAGGCGCTGTTCAACCGGCAGTTCCACGCCAACGCCCGGCGGTTCGCCTGGCGTCCGAAAGAAAACTTCGGTCTTGATCACCTGCCCAAGGCCCCGACAACCGGCGAGGGGCTGGGCCGCGTGGCGTATGCCGATTCCCGCCAGCACCGCGACATCCTGCAATCGCTGGTGCGTGCGCTGAACACCGGGCAAAAGCGGATCTGGCTGGCGACCCCTTACTTTCTGCCCACCTGGAAAGTTCGCCGCTCTTTGCGCAGGGCTGCGGCGCGTGGCGTTGATGTGCGTTTGCTGCTGACCGGACCGCGCACCGATCACCCGTCCGTACGCTATGCCGGTCAACGCTACTACCCGCGCCTGCTACGCGCCGGGGTCAAGGTGTTCGAATACCAGCCCTGCTTTCTGCACCTGAAAATGGTCCTGATCGACGACTGGGTGAGTCTTGGCTCGTGCAATTTCGATCACTGGAACCTGCGCTTCAATCTGGAAGCCAACCTCGAAGCCCTCGACCCCGGACTGACCCGCGACGTGGTCGCCAGCTTCGAAAAAGACTTCGCCCTGAGCGCCGAAACCACGCTGGCAGACTGGAAGGCCAGACCGCTGTGGCGACGGGTCAAGCAGCGCTTGTGGGGCTGGATCGACCGGCTGGTGGTGAACTTGCTGGATCAGCGTAACTGA
- a CDS encoding YceI family protein, with product MLTMNRLLLVLLAAVALPAHANWYLDNESSRLSFTSTKNADIAEVHRFLVLHGKVDAKGLAEVEVETDSVSTGIPLRDERLREQVFQVRKFPTAQINAQLDMRPINDLAPGAQLELRLPLTVSLRGKTHSYNAELLATRLDERRFQVVTLEPLVIHAQDFDMAPDFKALRNAAGLSAVSLSVPVGAVLIFTAR from the coding sequence ATGCTCACTATGAATCGCCTGCTGCTGGTCCTGCTGGCCGCAGTGGCGTTACCTGCCCATGCGAACTGGTATCTGGATAACGAGTCGTCGCGACTCTCGTTCACCTCGACCAAAAATGCCGATATTGCCGAAGTGCATCGCTTTCTCGTGCTGCACGGCAAAGTCGACGCCAAGGGGCTGGCTGAAGTGGAAGTTGAAACCGATTCAGTCAGCACCGGCATCCCTCTGCGCGACGAGCGCCTTCGAGAGCAGGTGTTTCAGGTGCGCAAGTTTCCGACTGCTCAGATCAATGCGCAGCTCGACATGCGCCCGATCAACGACCTCGCGCCCGGTGCGCAACTGGAACTGCGTTTACCGCTGACCGTCAGCCTGCGCGGCAAGACCCACAGCTATAACGCCGAGCTGCTGGCGACGCGTCTCGACGAGCGGCGCTTTCAGGTCGTGACGCTCGAGCCGCTGGTGATCCATGCCCAGGATTTCGATATGGCCCCGGATTTCAAAGCTTTGCGCAACGCCGCGGGATTGTCGGCGGTGAGCCTCTCGGTCCCGGTCGGGGCTGTCCTGATCTTCACGGCGCGCTGA